In the Mus pahari chromosome 19, PAHARI_EIJ_v1.1, whole genome shotgun sequence genome, one interval contains:
- the LOC110336669 gene encoding olfactory receptor 5-like, with product MENSLELGNVTRVQEFVLLGLSTRLGIRDALFVIFLSLYLLTLLENTLIIYLICSHSELHKPMYFFLGNLSCLEMCYVSVTMPTLLVGLWTGPCHVPFTGCMTQLFFFISLICTECTLLASMAYDRYVAICRPLHYPLLMRPQVCLGLALSSWLGGLLVSVIKTACIASLSYCGPNVLNHFFCDVSPLLNLSCTHVALTELVDFISAIVILWGSLLVAVASYVAIGRTVLGMPSAAARHKAFSTCASHLVVVGIFYSATIFIYARPSRIEAMDLNKMLSVIYTVVTPMCNPIIYCLRNREVQSAFHRTMRWSSV from the coding sequence atggaGAACTCACTTGAGTTGGGCAATGTGACCAGAGTCCAGGAGTTTGTCCTATTGGGCTTGTCCACAAGGCTGGGGATAAGGGACGCCCTGTTTGTCATCTTCCTGAGTCTCTACCTGCTGACTCTCCTGGAGAACACGCTCATCATCTACCTCATCTGCAGTCACAGCGAGCTCCACAagcccatgtacttcttcctgggCAACCTCAGCTGCCTGGAGATGTGCTATGTGTCAGTCACCATGCCCACCCTACTCGTGGGTCTGTGGACGGGGCCCTGTCATGTTCCATTCACAGGCTGCATGACccagcttttcttcttcatctctctcaTCTGCACAGAATGcactctcctggcctccatggctTATGACCGCTATGTAGCCATCTGCCGTCCACTGCACTACCCACTGCTCATGAGGCCACAGGTCTGCCTGGGCTTAGCCTTGTCTTCGTGGTTAGGCGGGCTGCTGGTCTCAGTGATCAAAACAGCATGCATTGCAAGCCTGTCCTATTGTGGCCCCAATGTCCTCAACCACTTCTTCTGTGATGTCTCTCCTCTTCTTAACTTGTCCTGCACCCATGTGGCCCTCACAGAGCTGGTGGACTTCATCTCAGCTATTGTCATCCTCTGGGGTTCACTGCTTGTGGCCGTGGCCTCCTATGTGGCCATTGGTAGGACAGTTCTAGGCATGCCTTCCGCCGCTGCCCGCCACAAAGCCTTCTCTACCTGTGCCTCCCACTTGGTCGTGGTGGGCATCTTCTACTCAGCCACTATCTTCATCTATGCCCGACCCAGCCGCATAGAAGCCATGGACCTCAACAAGATGCTGTCTGTCATCTACACGGTGGTCACCCCCATGTGCAACCCAATCATCTACTGTCTCAGGAACAGAGAGGTGCAATCAGCTTTCCACAGAACCATGCGCTGGTCTTCAGTTTGA